A window from Kovacikia minuta CCNUW1 encodes these proteins:
- a CDS encoding pilus assembly FimT family protein — protein sequence MKLYIQSGAVLIGQFLNRSSARGFTILESIVIVAILGILLAIMAPGWASFMTVSRLNAAQAEVYQVMRDAQSTARRNHLTWQASFREWNEVVQWAIHPASLSPTNAVWKNLDPNIRLDAETTLQTSNGVRRVQFDENGNVNGQLGRLTLSGKAGGRTKRCVIVSTLIGVVRQGRDKPQMQDGKYCY from the coding sequence ATGAAACTTTATATTCAATCTGGAGCTGTCTTGATTGGACAGTTCTTAAATCGATCGTCTGCCAGGGGATTCACGATTCTTGAAAGTATTGTAATTGTTGCCATACTCGGTATCTTGTTGGCAATTATGGCTCCTGGATGGGCTTCGTTTATGACTGTCTCTCGTCTCAATGCAGCTCAGGCTGAGGTTTATCAGGTCATGCGAGATGCCCAGAGTACCGCCAGAAGAAACCATCTCACCTGGCAAGCCAGCTTTCGGGAGTGGAACGAGGTCGTTCAGTGGGCAATCCATCCTGCCAGTTTGTCGCCGACAAATGCAGTATGGAAGAACCTTGATCCAAACATTCGCCTGGATGCGGAAACGACCCTCCAGACTTCAAATGGAGTTCGACGGGTTCAATTTGATGAAAATGGCAATGTCAACGGGCAACTGGGGCGGCTGACCCTATCTGGTAAAGCAGGTGGAAGAACCAAGCGGTGTGTGATTGTGTCTACATTGATCGGCGTTGTTCGCCAGGGTAGGGACAAACCCCAGATGCAGGATGGGAAGTACTGCTATTAA
- a CDS encoding HEAT repeat domain-containing protein: MSALLAILSFVAAIAAFAAGYRVWEKRSTTQKTSLVRSVTPPPAFPGQTLTSQPTETATLPLPVEPKPAIAQVELAPPPAPAPAPEVPIAPAPTIPDPWAEEPIEDGADSAPLSSTEANFSPSEVVEPASDFPPGVTASVSDFSEPVTPIETDSAENLSVKIQRLGQSGQINQVAYIVRYANHPDRQVRSAVAKALGILAINWRGTVVEGIIPVLGKLSRDSKPEVRLAAVEALGNIRSDQVLPWLQRAQQSSEGTVRKAATTSLQRLKLNYYPKPTAPVKPKLEKPKQKR; this comes from the coding sequence GTTTGGGAAAAACGCTCGACTACCCAAAAAACAAGTCTGGTCAGGTCCGTTACCCCGCCCCCAGCTTTCCCAGGTCAAACCCTTACCTCCCAACCCACAGAAACGGCAACCCTGCCCCTTCCCGTGGAACCAAAACCCGCGATCGCCCAGGTTGAACTGGCTCCCCCGCCCGCCCCTGCACCTGCGCCAGAAGTCCCCATTGCACCCGCTCCAACTATTCCCGACCCCTGGGCAGAGGAGCCTATAGAAGACGGGGCAGATTCAGCCCCGCTGTCTTCCACGGAAGCAAACTTTTCCCCCTCTGAAGTTGTCGAGCCTGCCTCTGATTTTCCCCCTGGGGTGACTGCATCGGTCAGTGATTTCAGTGAACCAGTAACCCCAATCGAAACAGATTCGGCTGAAAATTTAAGTGTAAAAATCCAGCGTTTGGGTCAATCCGGGCAGATCAATCAGGTGGCTTATATCGTTCGATATGCCAATCATCCCGATCGCCAGGTGCGGTCAGCGGTTGCCAAAGCATTGGGAATTTTGGCGATTAACTGGCGGGGAACAGTTGTGGAAGGGATCATTCCAGTGTTGGGAAAACTCAGCCGAGATAGCAAACCTGAAGTACGTCTGGCAGCCGTGGAAGCCTTGGGTAACATTCGCTCCGATCAGGTTCTCCCCTGGCTTCAACGGGCACAGCAAAGTTCCGAGGGAACCGTCCGTAAGGCGGCGACAACTTCTCTTCAGCGGCTCAAGTTAAACTATTACCCCAAACCAACTGCCCCTGTGAAACCGAAGTTGGAAAAACCAAAACAAAAGCGTTAG